A section of the Geoalkalibacter ferrihydriticus DSM 17813 genome encodes:
- a CDS encoding methyltransferase domain-containing protein, producing the protein MSAVLLRQVREHFSCHAADYDRFAKVQKIVAARLVDEALPLADSGRVLDVGTGTGEVGRCLLEQNPDLSLVICDIAPGMTRHAAAVLPGALAVDCDAQLLPFASGAFSLALSASVYQWMNDLPQAFGEAQRILAAGGLFAFALFGAQTLHELRYSHRQAVAEVNALGRSHVQEFPGREGVGEALAATDFRILRLWSEREVEWHATVADLLRALKKIGAQNASDHRPPGLASRRVMQRMSEIYGERFACDGRIPATYEVIYGLARAPLKL; encoded by the coding sequence ATGAGCGCAGTCTTGCTGCGCCAGGTGCGGGAACACTTTTCCTGCCATGCCGCCGACTACGATCGTTTTGCCAAGGTGCAGAAAATCGTCGCCGCGCGGCTCGTGGATGAAGCCTTGCCCCTGGCCGATTCCGGGCGGGTCCTCGATGTGGGAACCGGCACCGGAGAGGTGGGCCGGTGTCTGCTCGAGCAGAATCCCGATCTTTCTCTGGTCATCTGTGACATCGCCCCCGGCATGACCCGTCATGCCGCTGCGGTTCTGCCTGGAGCGCTGGCTGTCGATTGCGATGCTCAGCTGCTGCCCTTTGCCTCGGGGGCTTTTAGCTTGGCGTTGTCCGCCTCGGTCTACCAATGGATGAACGATTTGCCCCAGGCCTTTGGTGAGGCCCAGCGGATCCTCGCTGCGGGTGGGCTGTTCGCCTTTGCCCTGTTCGGCGCGCAGACCCTGCACGAGCTGCGTTATTCCCATCGTCAGGCGGTTGCCGAGGTCAATGCTTTGGGGCGCTCGCACGTACAGGAGTTTCCTGGGCGTGAAGGGGTCGGAGAGGCCTTGGCGGCGACGGATTTCAGAATCCTGAGGTTGTGGAGCGAGCGGGAGGTGGAGTGGCATGCAACGGTGGCCGATCTGCTGCGCGCCCTGAAGAAAATCGGAGCCCAGAACGCCAGTGACCACCGCCCTCCCGGGTTGGCATCGCGCCGGGTCATGCAGCGCATGAGCGAGATCTACGGCGAGCGTTTTGCCTGTGACGGGCGCATTCCTGCGACCTACGAAGTGATCTACGGGCTGGCGAGAGCGCCGTTAAAGCTCTAG
- a CDS encoding alpha/beta fold hydrolase, with protein MNTLTLADGHTLSYRDAGQGPPLVLLHGWSLSATVFSEMIEGLAADFRVLAPDLRGHGSSDCAPGFGLEDFSADLRQWLDALNLDTFYLGGWSLGGQVALKLAQVEPQRIERLLLVATTPRFSNAEDWIHGLPDVQVRSLARNLRRVYEKTLGDFFALQFGPEEITPQRYRQILAFAVRPGRVPAPEAALAALETLRQVDLRADLHTLGCPTLVVHGRNDAITPVAAGRYLASAIPDARLHELADVGHAPFFSRPEQILSLWREFLS; from the coding sequence ATGAACACTCTGACTCTTGCCGACGGTCACACCCTGTCTTATCGTGACGCAGGCCAAGGACCGCCTCTGGTGCTGCTGCATGGCTGGTCTTTGTCCGCAACGGTGTTCAGCGAAATGATTGAAGGTCTCGCCGCGGATTTTCGCGTACTGGCTCCAGATCTGCGCGGTCATGGTTCGTCCGATTGCGCCCCTGGTTTCGGACTCGAGGATTTTTCCGCCGACCTGCGGCAATGGCTCGACGCCCTGAATCTCGACACCTTTTATCTGGGTGGCTGGTCGCTGGGGGGGCAGGTGGCGCTGAAACTGGCGCAGGTTGAACCCCAACGTATTGAGCGTCTGTTGCTGGTGGCCACCACCCCGCGCTTCTCCAATGCCGAAGACTGGATTCATGGCCTGCCCGACGTCCAGGTGCGCAGCCTCGCGCGCAATCTGCGGCGCGTCTATGAAAAGACGCTCGGCGATTTTTTTGCCCTGCAGTTCGGCCCTGAAGAAATTACTCCGCAGCGCTATCGTCAGATCCTCGCATTCGCCGTGCGCCCAGGTCGTGTTCCGGCCCCGGAGGCAGCCCTTGCGGCTCTGGAAACCTTGCGCCAGGTCGATCTGCGCGCCGACCTGCATACCCTCGGATGCCCGACGCTGGTGGTGCATGGGCGCAACGACGCCATCACCCCCGTGGCGGCGGGGCGTTATCTGGCCTCCGCTATCCCCGACGCCCGGCTGCATGAATTGGCAGATGTCGGCCACGCGCCCTTTTTCAGCCGCCCCGAACAAATTCTGTCCCTCTGGCGCGAGTTTCTGTCATGA
- the bioF gene encoding 8-amino-7-oxononanoate synthase: MENWRRNLEELARAGMLRSLRTIEGVQGPRVRLDGREVLLLCSNNYLGLAGHPLLARAAAAASLDLGTGSGASRLVSGSLALHEELEERIAAFKGSEAALVFNSGYAANTGILQGLAGPEDIIFSDALNHASIIDGCRLSRARTLVYPHRDVDALETLMKREWPQRRGRWFIVTDGVFSMDGDMAPLPALADLKEHYDALLMVDDAHGTGVLGATGRGSAEALGCLHRIDLHMGTLGKALGGFGAFLAAPRVVVDILVNRSRPFIFSTSLPPAVLAAAIAAFELVGGEEGRHRRATLQAKREIFAAPLRAAGLDLCGSTTQIVPILTGSPHPTMAAAAALLEKGIFLQGIRPPTVSEGRCRLRATIMSDHDPQELAQAAATIIEVLHASPSPDPGSGPH; the protein is encoded by the coding sequence ATGGAGAACTGGCGGCGAAACCTCGAAGAGTTGGCGCGCGCAGGCATGTTGCGCTCTCTGCGCACCATTGAGGGTGTGCAGGGTCCACGCGTTAGGCTCGATGGGCGCGAGGTGCTGTTGTTGTGTTCCAATAACTATCTGGGTTTGGCCGGGCATCCGCTACTGGCCCGCGCCGCCGCCGCGGCAAGCTTGGATCTGGGCACCGGCAGCGGTGCCAGTCGTCTGGTTTCGGGAAGCCTGGCGCTGCATGAGGAACTCGAAGAGCGCATCGCCGCATTTAAGGGCAGCGAAGCCGCCCTGGTGTTCAATTCCGGCTATGCCGCCAACACCGGTATCCTGCAAGGCTTGGCCGGACCCGAAGATATCATTTTCTCCGACGCCCTCAACCACGCCTCGATCATCGACGGCTGTCGCCTGTCGCGGGCGCGGACTTTGGTCTATCCTCATCGTGACGTTGACGCTCTGGAAACCCTGATGAAGCGGGAATGGCCCCAGCGTCGCGGGCGTTGGTTCATTGTCACCGACGGGGTGTTCAGCATGGACGGCGACATGGCGCCGCTGCCCGCCCTGGCCGACCTCAAAGAGCACTACGATGCTTTGTTGATGGTGGATGACGCCCATGGCACCGGTGTTCTCGGCGCTACCGGACGCGGCAGCGCCGAAGCGCTGGGTTGTCTGCACCGCATCGACCTGCACATGGGCACCCTGGGCAAGGCACTGGGCGGTTTTGGGGCCTTTCTTGCCGCGCCGCGCGTGGTGGTCGACATCCTTGTCAACCGCTCACGTCCGTTCATTTTTTCCACCAGCCTGCCGCCGGCGGTGCTCGCCGCGGCCATCGCCGCCTTTGAGCTGGTAGGCGGGGAAGAAGGCCGCCACAGACGCGCCACCCTGCAGGCCAAGCGGGAAATTTTCGCCGCCCCCCTGCGCGCGGCCGGACTGGACTTATGCGGCAGCACCACTCAGATCGTGCCGATTTTAACCGGCAGCCCGCACCCGACCATGGCAGCGGCTGCCGCGTTGCTCGAAAAGGGGATCTTTCTTCAAGGCATCCGTCCGCCGACGGTGTCCGAAGGGCGCTGTCGGCTGCGCGCCACGATCATGAGTGATCATGACCCTCAGGAACTTGCGCAGGCCGCCGCAACGATCATCGAGGTTCTGCATGCAAGCCCGTCTCCGGATCCTGGCTCTGGTCCGCATTGA
- a CDS encoding 6-carboxyhexanoate--CoA ligase: MLIFSAMNTELYSVRMHATREGAHLSGGERLVPAGEVEQAAAMLVRRALAHPRGRAQTLRLAVDLVGAAQVVRGRLPDVRTVCVADFHAGRDLAIELLQRSGVSEAAARGALAQLVRGGAPEGKSMRGAMLVGARDGRRYEPDAGRGVRVTRMDLSAAAQARLRAGLAHYALDSIHVREALVLAAKVLAAPGMLAELCWSDDPDYTTGYVASPALGYVRISELKPRGDERGGRAFFVDEQAVHFSDLISFLEQQVFLVEEIGAIHPPQERI, from the coding sequence ATGCTAATTTTCTCTGCCATGAATACAGAACTCTACAGCGTACGCATGCATGCCACGCGTGAGGGCGCCCACCTTTCCGGGGGGGAGCGCCTGGTGCCCGCGGGAGAAGTTGAGCAGGCCGCCGCCATGCTGGTGCGCCGTGCCTTGGCTCATCCCCGCGGACGAGCGCAGACTCTGCGCCTGGCCGTTGACCTGGTTGGTGCGGCACAGGTGGTGCGTGGACGTTTGCCCGACGTGCGCACGGTGTGCGTCGCCGATTTTCATGCCGGGCGCGATCTGGCAATCGAGCTTCTGCAGCGGTCCGGGGTGAGTGAAGCTGCGGCGCGCGGCGCTTTGGCGCAGCTCGTCCGGGGGGGCGCACCGGAGGGCAAGAGCATGCGCGGAGCCATGCTGGTCGGTGCGCGCGATGGTCGGCGTTATGAGCCTGACGCAGGGCGCGGCGTGCGTGTGACCCGAATGGATTTAAGCGCCGCGGCGCAAGCGCGCCTGCGCGCCGGGCTCGCCCATTACGCCCTGGATAGTATCCATGTCCGCGAGGCGCTGGTGCTGGCCGCCAAGGTTCTTGCCGCTCCCGGGATGCTCGCCGAACTCTGCTGGTCGGATGATCCCGATTACACGACGGGCTACGTCGCCTCCCCGGCCCTGGGCTATGTGCGTATCAGTGAGCTCAAACCCCGTGGCGACGAGCGGGGCGGCCGCGCCTTTTTTGTCGATGAACAGGCTGTTCATTTTTCTGACCTGATCAGCTTTCTTGAACAGCAGGTTTTTTTGGTTGAAGAGATCGGCGCCATTCATCCGCCCCAGGAACGCATTTGA
- the ccsA gene encoding cytochrome c biogenesis protein CcsA: protein MFNHESVLLLQASLTLYLAAAFAQLFLLGGERPTLRRCALTLTGIAFAGQTLYLGAAWIQEGYLPVTNLFSTLFFFSWAMGGTFLYFELRYRIGAAGLFVLGLTMLLLVGALRRGPMISPLIPALDTPLFTMHVAFSFMGYAMFAMAFSVAMAYLMPRFLRPASMPPRELLRRHNEEAILLGFVFFSLCMISGSIWAYVAWGHWFSWNIKGVWSFIVWLFYAGMCHAKFVRRWQGEGYALLSIAGFGVVLFTYLGIGLLLQSNHPLE, encoded by the coding sequence ATGTTCAATCACGAATCAGTGCTGCTCCTACAGGCATCCCTGACCCTGTACCTGGCAGCCGCGTTTGCGCAACTCTTTCTGCTCGGCGGCGAGCGCCCCACTCTTCGCCGTTGCGCCCTGACCCTGACCGGCATCGCGTTTGCCGGACAAACCCTCTATCTGGGTGCGGCCTGGATCCAGGAAGGTTATCTGCCGGTCACCAATCTGTTCTCCACCCTGTTTTTTTTCAGCTGGGCCATGGGCGGCACTTTTCTGTACTTCGAACTGCGTTACCGCATCGGCGCCGCCGGCTTGTTCGTTCTGGGCCTGACCATGCTGCTGCTGGTGGGTGCCCTGCGGCGCGGCCCGATGATTTCGCCCCTCATCCCCGCTCTGGACACTCCCTTGTTCACCATGCATGTGGCGTTTTCCTTTATGGGGTACGCCATGTTCGCCATGGCGTTTTCGGTCGCCATGGCTTATCTGATGCCGCGCTTCTTACGACCGGCGAGCATGCCGCCGCGTGAGCTGCTGCGGCGCCACAATGAAGAGGCGATCCTGCTGGGCTTCGTATTCTTCTCCCTGTGCATGATCAGCGGCAGCATCTGGGCCTATGTGGCCTGGGGACACTGGTTCTCCTGGAACATCAAGGGCGTCTGGTCTTTTATCGTCTGGCTGTTCTATGCCGGCATGTGCCACGCCAAATTCGTCCGCCGCTGGCAAGGCGAAGGTTATGCGCTGCTCTCCATCGCCGGCTTTGGCGTGGTGCTGTTCACCTACCTCGGCATCGGCCTGCTGCTGCAAAGCAATCACCCCTTGGAATAA
- a CDS encoding cytochrome c biogenesis protein ResB gives MFIKIWNWLTSLKLAIVLASLATLVIMIGSLIMHYYPAAFGDLDRVTLGSWYPEAAQSTPWHTLWMPIAAVLLIAFAINTLCCLIDWLLRLRTRWRKTGEYLIHFGFCLLLLAFFWGNISGYRSAGNHLAVGETLELPHHAGLSLRLDEFQPVFDETGRRPLDMINHLTLLKGDQVVKSAEARTNHPLMHRGLVVVAASFTREAIGFRFLVPGRGQVALEPGKTLALPGGEVLLVKEFLPNARRMGNRVLPLGGGLMAPALHLELRTEQETVWEGWYLLREGPPLPLVQRGLALRPTEPLLRTYSILTINHDPGARMALVGGLAMCAGVFIAIFSYYAKRRRHDRPDIL, from the coding sequence ATGTTTATTAAAATCTGGAATTGGCTAACCTCGCTCAAGCTGGCCATCGTGCTCGCATCCCTGGCAACCCTGGTGATCATGATCGGATCCCTGATCATGCATTACTACCCTGCGGCCTTCGGCGATTTGGACCGCGTTACCCTCGGCAGCTGGTATCCCGAAGCGGCGCAAAGCACCCCCTGGCACACGCTGTGGATGCCCATCGCCGCCGTTCTGCTGATCGCCTTTGCCATCAACACCCTGTGCTGCCTCATCGACTGGTTGCTGCGCCTGCGCACCCGCTGGCGCAAGACCGGCGAGTACCTGATCCATTTCGGCTTCTGCCTGTTGCTGCTGGCGTTTTTCTGGGGGAATATTTCCGGCTACCGGAGCGCAGGCAATCACCTGGCCGTGGGCGAAACACTGGAATTGCCCCATCACGCGGGGCTGAGCCTACGACTGGATGAATTTCAGCCGGTGTTCGATGAAACCGGTCGCCGCCCCCTCGACATGATCAACCACCTCACCCTGCTCAAAGGCGATCAGGTCGTCAAGTCCGCCGAAGCACGCACCAACCATCCCCTTATGCATCGCGGCCTGGTCGTTGTGGCGGCCAGTTTCACCCGCGAGGCGATCGGGTTTCGCTTCCTCGTGCCCGGCCGCGGGCAAGTGGCTCTGGAACCTGGAAAGACCCTGGCCCTGCCCGGCGGCGAAGTGCTCCTGGTCAAGGAATTTCTGCCCAACGCCCGACGCATGGGCAACCGCGTGCTGCCCCTGGGCGGAGGCCTGATGGCTCCAGCCCTGCACCTGGAACTGCGAACGGAACAGGAGACGGTCTGGGAGGGCTGGTACCTTCTGCGCGAAGGGCCGCCTCTACCACTGGTGCAGCGGGGCCTCGCATTGCGGCCTACCGAACCGCTGCTGCGCACCTACTCGATCCTGACCATCAACCACGACCCGGGTGCGCGCATGGCTCTGGTCGGTGGGTTGGCCATGTGCGCCGGGGTTTTCATCGCCATTTTCTCCTATTATGCCAAACGGCGCCGACACGATCGTCCCGACATTCTTTAA
- a CDS encoding response regulator transcription factor, protein MQAKILCVEDDPGILTLQVKVLQRLGYETLVARNGLEAYELILRERPDAVVLDVMLPGCDGFTLTDKIRRNETVKSTPVAFVSAKSDLGDFRQGFRCGAQIYLAKPFTSTALQTAVESLLQQAKTRPPVTGKKSAAPQRKKRFKF, encoded by the coding sequence ATGCAGGCAAAAATTCTCTGTGTTGAAGATGATCCGGGCATTCTCACCCTGCAGGTTAAGGTCCTGCAGCGACTGGGTTATGAAACGCTGGTGGCCCGTAACGGTCTGGAGGCTTACGAACTGATTCTACGCGAACGCCCCGACGCGGTAGTGCTCGACGTCATGCTGCCGGGCTGCGACGGATTTACCCTGACCGACAAGATTCGCCGTAATGAAACAGTCAAATCCACTCCTGTCGCCTTTGTCTCCGCCAAAAGCGACCTCGGCGATTTCCGCCAGGGCTTTCGCTGCGGCGCCCAGATCTACCTCGCCAAGCCCTTCACCAGCACGGCCCTGCAGACTGCCGTGGAGAGCCTGTTGCAACAGGCAAAAACGCGGCCGCCGGTGACCGGGAAAAAATCCGCCGCCCCACAGCGCAAAAAACGATTCAAATTCTGA
- the rpoH gene encoding RNA polymerase sigma factor RpoH, with protein sequence MSTTLLPTIHDGIDHYMQQINRFDVLSRQQEYDLAMRYRKRGDIESAHRLICANLRFVVKIANEYRGYGLRILDLIQEGNIGLMLAVKKFNPERGIRLISYAVWWIRAYIHNYIIRSWSLVKIGTTQAQKRLFFKLSQTRALLSSNRDTEADSAQIAEKLSVSDEEVEQMALRMSARDTSLNVELSEGSDYSLLDTLADQRDNQEEQLAEKQQSQVRSTQVRSALKTLNPRERSIINQRILSDSPRTLQEIADDYGISRERVRQVEQNAMRKMREHLAPANAES encoded by the coding sequence ATGAGTACAACACTTCTTCCGACCATTCACGACGGCATTGACCACTACATGCAGCAGATCAACCGCTTCGACGTCCTCAGTCGTCAGCAGGAATACGATCTGGCCATGCGCTACCGCAAGCGTGGCGATATCGAATCGGCACATCGTCTGATCTGCGCCAATCTACGCTTCGTTGTCAAAATCGCCAACGAGTATCGCGGCTACGGCTTGAGGATTCTCGACCTGATTCAGGAAGGCAATATCGGGCTGATGCTGGCGGTTAAAAAATTCAACCCAGAACGCGGCATCCGTCTGATCTCCTATGCCGTGTGGTGGATTCGTGCCTACATCCACAACTACATCATCCGCAGCTGGTCGCTGGTCAAAATCGGCACCACCCAGGCCCAAAAGCGCCTGTTTTTCAAGCTCAGCCAGACCCGCGCCCTGCTCAGCAGCAATCGTGACACCGAGGCGGACAGCGCTCAGATCGCCGAAAAACTCTCAGTAAGCGATGAGGAAGTCGAACAAATGGCGCTGCGCATGAGCGCGCGCGACACCTCGCTCAATGTCGAACTCAGCGAAGGCAGCGACTACAGCCTGCTCGACACTCTGGCCGATCAACGCGACAACCAGGAAGAGCAACTCGCTGAAAAACAGCAAAGCCAGGTCCGCTCGACCCAGGTTCGCTCTGCCCTCAAGACTCTCAATCCACGCGAGCGAAGCATCATCAACCAGCGCATTCTCAGTGACTCACCGCGCACCCTGCAGGAGATCGCCGATGATTACGGCATCAGCCGCGAACGGGTGCGCCAGGTAGAGCAAAACGCCATGCGCAAAATGCGCGAACACCTCGCACCGGCCAACGCTGAAAGCTGA